A portion of the Sphingobacterium spiritivorum genome contains these proteins:
- a CDS encoding PorP/SprF family type IX secretion system membrane protein: protein MNLKKIISGTLSLLCVSLALGQQYIDPALSGSFGKMLNPSYNALLKGGEGDAALLYRYQWAGVDGAPKSIWFNGNIAVGNRGIALGVNFKQFKIGVERSTEASANFTKTLQISDEEYIGLGVNLGYTQQRGDYSSLDPGDPAFQTEQYGTLLYGLSASLVRPDRYYVGVSMPRSIFGSKESNYVRQFGRDNTFYVSSGVIFDLDNQMYIRPSLLASYRPVTGVQFDGTVMLFFHEKFGIGGGYRQRGDLMGMAEFNLGRLRVAYSYQQNLKNSDLNRYIANSTHELGLSVRFGNQSRSRL from the coding sequence ATGAACTTGAAAAAGATAATATCAGGCACGTTATCGTTACTATGTGTCAGCCTGGCCTTGGGTCAGCAATATATCGATCCGGCGCTTTCCGGTTCGTTTGGGAAGATGCTGAATCCGAGTTACAATGCATTGCTGAAAGGAGGCGAAGGAGATGCAGCGCTTCTTTACCGTTACCAATGGGCCGGAGTTGACGGAGCTCCCAAGAGTATCTGGTTCAACGGTAATATAGCTGTTGGTAATCGCGGCATTGCTTTAGGTGTAAATTTCAAACAGTTTAAGATCGGTGTTGAACGCAGTACAGAAGCCTCGGCGAATTTTACCAAAACACTTCAGATCTCAGATGAGGAATACATTGGTCTGGGAGTGAACCTGGGCTACACGCAGCAGCGTGGAGATTACAGCTCCCTTGATCCGGGTGATCCTGCCTTTCAGACGGAACAATACGGAACATTGTTGTACGGATTGTCAGCGTCATTAGTGAGACCTGATCGATATTATGTAGGCGTGTCTATGCCACGTTCTATTTTCGGATCAAAGGAATCCAACTATGTGCGTCAGTTTGGTCGTGACAATACGTTTTACGTATCCTCGGGAGTGATCTTTGATCTGGACAATCAGATGTACATCCGTCCGAGTTTACTGGCGAGCTACCGTCCTGTTACAGGGGTTCAGTTTGATGGTACAGTGATGTTATTCTTTCATGAGAAATTTGGTATCGGAGGAGGTTACAGACAGCGTGGAGATCTGATGGGAATGGCTGAATTCAATCTGGGCAGACTTCGGGTCGCTTACAGTTATCAGCAGAACCTGAAGAACAGTGATTTGAACCGTTACATCGCTAACAGTACCCATGAACTGGGACTGTCTGTGCGATTCGGAAATCAAAGCAGATCAAGATTGTAA
- a CDS encoding MgtC/SapB family protein, with protein MNTLDFTIRLALSLLLGASIGFERQWRQKSAGLRTNTLVSLGSTAFILLSVSIGGDATGRVASYIISGIGFLGAGVIMKDGMSVQGLNTAATIWCSAAIGSLVGVGLYREAIILSFFVVLIHLLMRPLGQRIGQSHFIKSSLIQTDYRFSIICRAEVENHIRILLLQQLGNHEKLLLKSLSSDDYEDPQKAIITAEIHAASQQDSIMERVASLLTIEEKVTKVSWEIIGTQSDL; from the coding sequence ATGAACACACTCGATTTTACTATTCGTCTGGCACTATCCCTGTTATTGGGAGCTTCTATTGGTTTTGAGCGTCAATGGAGACAGAAGAGTGCCGGTCTGCGTACCAATACACTAGTTTCCCTTGGATCAACTGCTTTTATCCTCTTATCAGTCAGTATCGGTGGAGACGCTACCGGAAGAGTCGCTTCCTATATTATCAGTGGTATAGGTTTTCTCGGTGCGGGAGTAATTATGAAAGACGGGATGAGTGTGCAGGGGCTTAATACTGCTGCTACTATATGGTGTTCTGCTGCCATAGGCTCACTTGTAGGAGTGGGACTATATAGGGAGGCCATTATTCTCAGTTTTTTTGTAGTACTGATTCATTTGCTTATGCGTCCGTTAGGTCAGCGCATCGGACAATCTCATTTTATCAAATCGTCCCTGATTCAGACAGACTATCGTTTTTCGATTATCTGCAGGGCCGAAGTGGAAAACCATATCCGTATTCTTTTGCTCCAGCAACTGGGCAATCATGAAAAGCTACTGCTCAAATCATTGAGCAGTGACGATTATGAAGATCCTCAGAAAGCTATAATTACAGCAGAGATACATGCAGCATCACAGCAGGACAGCATTATGGAACGTGTAGCCAGTTTGTTAACTATAGAAGAAAAAGTAACAAAGGTAAGTTGGGAAATTATTGGCACACAAAGCGATTTATAA